A stretch of the Tolypothrix sp. NIES-4075 genome encodes the following:
- a CDS encoding response regulator, whose amino-acid sequence MDLARSFISEEKKPNYPQPLILAVEDNDDNLMLISYTLESLGCKLICQTDSSSTLLIAKEYQPDLILMDILLPGLSGIDVVRYLKNEPLTCQIPVIAVTALASPDERERILMAGFDDYISKPYMIEDLEALICKVLGKKLNPEFCFDLQQ is encoded by the coding sequence ATGGATTTGGCACGTTCTTTCATTAGTGAAGAAAAGAAGCCCAACTATCCGCAGCCTTTAATTTTGGCGGTGGAAGACAACGATGATAATTTAATGCTGATTAGCTATACCTTGGAGTCACTTGGTTGTAAACTGATTTGTCAAACAGACAGTTCTTCAACGCTACTTATAGCGAAAGAGTATCAACCAGACTTGATACTGATGGATATTTTGTTACCTGGTTTGAGTGGTATCGATGTAGTACGTTATCTGAAAAATGAACCGCTAACTTGTCAAATTCCGGTGATAGCAGTTACAGCTTTAGCAAGCCCGGACGAGCGAGAACGCATCCTCATGGCAGGCTTTGATGATTATATCAGCAAGCCTTACATGATTGAAGACCTAGAAGCGCTGATTTGCAAAGTCTTGGGTAAAAAGCTAAATCCGGAATTTTGTTTTGACCTACAGCAATAG
- a CDS encoding sensor histidine kinase, translating to MSVVETLKIDRILAVDDTPDNLILVQTILESEGFEMDLVADGMTALQQITESPPDLILLDVMMPGIDGYEVTRRIRSNTALPYIPILLITAFTESSVVEGLDAGADDFIRKPFDTDELLARVRSLLRLKHSLDEQQKMARQREDFVSRMTHDLRTPLVASDRMLNLFQQEIFCKISPEMKQAIAVMIRSNHNLTQMVNNLLEVYRFEAGKKTLNSEICNLPEMLTEVVEELNPIANEKGLTLKIDTSGLEKFGENAGIVTGDRLELRRVFSNLIGNAIKFTDTGGIETRIFESAENNGKNLVTIEIEDTGYGIAAEDQTTIFERFRQGRNKRAGSGLGLHLSRLIVETHGGTIEVFSEVGKGSVFTVRLPKQSQLSN from the coding sequence ATGTCTGTTGTTGAAACTTTAAAAATTGACCGTATTCTCGCTGTTGATGATACTCCAGATAATCTCATCCTCGTTCAGACGATTTTAGAAAGTGAAGGATTTGAGATGGATTTAGTCGCAGATGGGATGACTGCTTTGCAGCAAATTACAGAATCACCACCAGATTTGATTTTGCTCGATGTGATGATGCCGGGAATAGATGGATATGAAGTCACACGTCGCATACGTAGTAACACGGCATTGCCTTATATTCCGATTCTGCTAATTACAGCTTTTACGGAATCTAGCGTTGTTGAAGGTTTAGATGCAGGAGCGGATGATTTTATTAGAAAACCATTTGATACAGATGAGCTACTGGCAAGAGTGCGATCGCTTCTACGTCTAAAACACAGTCTTGACGAACAACAAAAAATGGCACGTCAGCGAGAAGACTTTGTTTCGCGGATGACGCATGATTTGCGAACTCCGTTAGTAGCATCGGATCGAATGTTGAATTTATTTCAGCAAGAGATTTTCTGCAAGATTTCCCCAGAAATGAAACAAGCGATCGCTGTGATGATTCGCAGCAACCATAACTTGACGCAGATGGTGAACAATCTGCTAGAAGTTTATCGGTTTGAGGCTGGTAAAAAGACCTTGAATTCCGAAATTTGCAATTTACCAGAAATGCTAACTGAAGTAGTTGAAGAATTAAATCCAATTGCTAATGAGAAAGGCTTAACTCTGAAAATAGATACTAGCGGTTTGGAAAAATTCGGTGAAAATGCTGGTATAGTTACAGGCGATCGCTTGGAATTGCGGCGCGTTTTCAGCAACTTAATCGGTAACGCCATCAAGTTTACAGATACAGGAGGAATAGAAACTCGCATTTTTGAATCCGCAGAGAATAACGGTAAAAATTTGGTAACAATTGAAATAGAAGATACTGGTTATGGGATAGCTGCCGAAGACCAAACAACAATTTTCGAGCGCTTTCGTCAAGGTAGAAATAAACGCGCCGGTAGCGGTTTGGGACTGCATTTATCCCGTCTGATTGTCGAAACACATGGGGGAACGATTGAGGTTTTCTCTGAAGTAGGTAAGGGAAGTGTATTTACAGTGCGTTTACCAAAGCAAAGTCAATTGAGCAATTAG
- a CDS encoding hybrid sensor histidine kinase/response regulator, with product MEETLSILLVDDDIVDRMAVRRALTKAGVRMELSEVEDCESALAKLTGGIAALNDNSYDCVFLDYRLPDQDGLTLIQKIRRAKIKVPLVVLTGQGDEQIAVELMKAGATDYLPKCRVSPEILAQVLRNAIRVYRAEMQVALADRQIRETNEELIQKNYELEKQRQQIQLQNLKLLEASRLKTQFLATISHELRTPLNAIIGFSQLLLRPKAGELTLGQKDMVQRILNNGKNLLVLLNEVLDFSHLEAGGIQLKPGIFDLSKIVNATVAEMRSLAEAKKLTVLVQNQLQNPMVFNDCLRVRQILTNLLSNAIKFTESGCIWIDIKEIGENQIAIAIRDTGIGIAAEDLNHIFEAFRQVDQSTTRKYPGTGLGLAIIDSLVQMMDGKIIIESKLGHGSMFRIEIPRQISLLNKDENPTEPRLNSQDNQNYQYPPQSETPLRYRNQKL from the coding sequence ATGGAAGAAACGCTCTCAATTTTGCTAGTAGACGATGACATAGTGGATCGCATGGCAGTGCGTCGCGCTCTGACAAAAGCAGGTGTGCGGATGGAACTGTCGGAAGTAGAAGATTGTGAAAGTGCGTTAGCGAAGCTTACCGGAGGTATCGCTGCCCTAAACGATAATAGCTATGATTGCGTTTTTCTCGACTATCGTCTACCAGACCAAGATGGCTTAACGCTGATCCAAAAAATACGAAGAGCAAAAATCAAAGTTCCCTTAGTAGTTCTCACCGGTCAAGGAGATGAGCAAATCGCTGTGGAATTGATGAAAGCTGGTGCTACAGATTATCTGCCTAAGTGTAGAGTATCCCCTGAAATTTTGGCGCAAGTTCTGCGAAATGCCATCCGGGTTTATCGCGCAGAAATGCAGGTAGCCTTGGCAGACAGACAGATCCGTGAAACTAACGAGGAACTGATTCAAAAAAATTATGAACTGGAAAAACAACGCCAACAAATTCAGTTACAAAACCTAAAGTTATTAGAAGCATCGCGGCTGAAAACTCAGTTTTTAGCCACAATATCTCATGAATTGCGGACACCCCTGAATGCGATCATCGGGTTTTCGCAATTATTGCTGCGTCCCAAGGCTGGGGAACTTACGCTTGGGCAAAAAGATATGGTGCAGCGAATCTTAAATAATGGCAAAAATCTGCTGGTGCTGCTGAACGAAGTTCTCGATTTTTCCCATTTAGAAGCCGGAGGGATACAGTTAAAACCAGGAATCTTTGATTTATCAAAGATAGTTAATGCCACAGTCGCAGAAATGCGTTCTCTAGCAGAAGCCAAAAAACTGACGGTGCTGGTTCAAAATCAGTTGCAAAACCCGATGGTGTTTAATGACTGTTTGCGCGTGCGACAAATTCTCACGAATTTGCTTTCAAACGCGATTAAATTTACAGAATCTGGCTGTATTTGGATCGATATTAAAGAAATAGGAGAAAATCAAATAGCGATCGCCATTCGCGATACAGGTATTGGTATCGCTGCGGAAGATTTAAATCATATTTTTGAAGCATTCCGGCAAGTCGATCAATCCACCACCCGCAAATATCCCGGCACAGGTTTGGGTTTGGCAATTATAGATTCGCTGGTGCAAATGATGGACGGCAAAATTATTATAGAAAGTAAGTTGGGTCATGGTTCAATGTTTCGCATTGAAATACCACGTCAAATATCATTATTGAACAAAGACGAAAATCCCACAGAACCGAGATTAAATAGTCAAGATAACCAAAATTACCAGTATCCTCCGCAAAGCGAAACTCCGCTGAGATACCGAAACCAAAAACTCTAA
- a CDS encoding RNA ligase family protein has protein sequence MSIFKVEVVKITSVNPHPNADRLDIAMVENMAYQVITAKGNLKIGDLAFYFPIDSVIPELFLDEFGIRNYYSKKLRAAKLRGIFSEGLLIPVGDNFTGNVGDDYTSIFGVTKYEYPIPRGMSGEMESHIGHYKFPSPENLKRYKDVLIEGEEIVITEKLHGTNFTVLVDAEGIIKIGSHNYFWKNSEANKTLVYIRAYNENEALHKLPPNTQVFGEIYGVQDIKYGLNNGKIKIALFAVRRDGKFLNYSEFVDFCEEFNLPRVPLLYIGAYSWQAVSQFNNADSVTSPICMMEGVVVQPIVERTHPEIGRVVLKLISDRYLLRQDGTELH, from the coding sequence ATGAGCATATTTAAAGTTGAAGTAGTCAAAATAACCAGCGTTAATCCTCACCCCAATGCTGATAGGCTAGATATTGCTATGGTTGAAAATATGGCGTATCAAGTTATCACCGCCAAAGGTAACTTAAAGATTGGAGATTTAGCATTTTACTTTCCGATTGATAGCGTAATTCCAGAGCTATTTTTAGATGAATTTGGCATTCGCAACTACTACTCTAAAAAACTGCGTGCTGCTAAACTGCGAGGAATTTTTTCTGAAGGTTTGCTCATTCCAGTAGGTGATAACTTTACAGGAAATGTCGGAGATGATTACACTTCCATTTTTGGTGTTACTAAATACGAATACCCAATTCCTCGCGGAATGAGTGGGGAAATGGAAAGCCATATTGGACACTATAAATTTCCCAGCCCAGAGAATTTAAAGCGTTACAAAGATGTGTTAATTGAAGGTGAAGAAATAGTAATCACAGAGAAGCTGCACGGAACTAACTTCACCGTTTTAGTTGATGCTGAAGGCATAATAAAAATTGGCAGTCACAATTACTTTTGGAAAAACAGCGAAGCAAATAAAACTCTAGTTTACATCAGAGCATACAACGAAAATGAGGCTTTGCATAAGCTTCCACCAAATACTCAAGTATTTGGGGAAATCTACGGCGTACAAGATATTAAATACGGCTTGAACAATGGCAAAATTAAAATTGCTTTATTTGCTGTACGTCGTGATGGAAAATTCCTAAATTACAGTGAATTTGTAGATTTTTGTGAAGAATTTAATTTACCGCGAGTGCCTTTACTTTATATTGGTGCTTACAGTTGGCAGGCGGTGTCTCAGTTCAATAATGCTGATAGTGTCACAAGTCCAATTTGCATGATGGAAGGTGTTGTTGTGCAACCAATAGTTGAGAGA
- a CDS encoding DUF2294 domain-containing protein, translating to MTTTSTPTRGQIQRTLAQRIQALYREQLGHQPSKVTCQLSDSNLTIILENSITQPEQLLAQTGRIELAEQVRADLDEAIQPQLKTVIEDILNVQVVELLSDATLETGRTGIIALLTDTPNIRNSPLTSKTKKKTTDKSDSETSGE from the coding sequence ATGACGACAACATCAACCCCAACCCGTGGACAAATTCAAAGAACACTCGCTCAACGTATCCAAGCTTTGTACCGCGAGCAACTAGGACATCAGCCGAGTAAAGTTACCTGTCAATTATCTGATAGCAATCTTACCATCATCCTGGAAAATTCCATCACTCAACCAGAGCAGTTGCTAGCACAAACCGGTCGAATTGAACTTGCAGAACAAGTACGAGCTGATTTAGATGAAGCAATTCAACCTCAACTCAAAACGGTAATTGAAGATATATTAAATGTCCAGGTAGTTGAACTACTTAGCGATGCCACACTAGAGACAGGACGCACAGGAATTATAGCTTTACTCACCGATACCCCAAATATTCGCAATTCCCCTTTAACTTCCAAGACTAAAAAAAAGACAACAGATAAAAGCGATAGTGAGACATCTGGCGAATAA
- a CDS encoding sensor histidine kinase, which produces MNKSESVEAHIQANKVCFRTIFDQTSQFIGLIKPDGTVVEVNQTVLKFAGLTSAEVIGRFFWEVRWWTISPQTQRQLQEAIAFAATGEFVRYEVDILGAGNNIITIDFSIKPIKNETGQVILLISEGRDISQANAELKQRVAQKNEALQKSERRWETFTKISPVGIFRTDLSGNYLYVNDRWCEISGITSENALGKGWRCTIPPEDLERIDFELQHIIQDALPFECEFRFIHADGKTTWVLSQAVAETKDDGTVVGYFGTVTDISERKQSELALKQRAEELTSLTTILAQTTALLQKQNQELDQFAYVASHDLKAPLRAIASLSEWIEEDLADQLREENRHQMHLLRGRVQRMEGLINGLLEYSRIGRVQTESSVVNVGELIKEVIDLLAPPRTFNIEVAEGMPTFRTKRLPLQQVFSNLIGNAIKHHPRIDGHVKIFVEERSSYYEFAVADDGAGIAPEYHEKIFAIFQTLQARDQKESTGIGLAIVKKIVETQGGTITLKSQINAGSTFCFTWYK; this is translated from the coding sequence ATGAATAAATCAGAGTCGGTGGAAGCACATATACAAGCAAATAAAGTATGCTTTCGTACCATTTTTGACCAGACTTCTCAATTTATCGGATTAATCAAGCCGGATGGCACTGTCGTTGAAGTCAATCAGACGGTGTTAAAGTTTGCCGGACTCACTAGCGCTGAAGTGATTGGGCGTTTTTTTTGGGAAGTGCGTTGGTGGACGATTTCTCCCCAAACTCAAAGACAATTACAAGAAGCGATCGCATTTGCAGCAACAGGAGAATTTGTCCGCTACGAAGTTGATATACTCGGTGCAGGTAATAACATCATAACCATCGACTTTTCGATTAAGCCGATAAAAAACGAAACTGGGCAAGTAATTTTGTTAATCTCAGAAGGTAGAGATATTAGCCAAGCCAACGCAGAACTAAAGCAACGTGTCGCTCAAAAAAATGAAGCACTACAAAAAAGCGAGCGTCGTTGGGAAACTTTCACTAAAATTTCCCCTGTCGGCATCTTCCGTACAGATTTGTCAGGAAATTATCTTTATGTCAACGACCGCTGGTGTGAAATTAGCGGAATTACATCAGAAAATGCTTTAGGAAAAGGCTGGCGATGTACAATTCCACCAGAAGACTTAGAGCGGATAGATTTTGAACTACAACATATCATTCAAGATGCTTTGCCCTTTGAGTGTGAATTTCGCTTCATCCATGCAGACGGGAAAACAACTTGGGTGTTGTCGCAAGCAGTAGCGGAAACTAAAGATGATGGCACGGTAGTTGGTTATTTTGGCACGGTAACAGATATTAGCGAACGCAAACAATCAGAATTAGCTCTCAAACAACGAGCTGAAGAATTAACTAGTTTGACAACTATTTTGGCGCAAACAACCGCACTTTTACAAAAGCAAAATCAAGAACTTGACCAATTTGCTTATGTAGCATCTCATGATTTGAAGGCACCTTTACGAGCGATCGCCAGTCTATCAGAATGGATTGAAGAAGACTTGGCAGATCAACTAAGAGAAGAAAATCGCCATCAAATGCATCTGTTGCGCGGAAGAGTGCAAAGAATGGAAGGACTGATCAACGGTTTGTTAGAATATTCTCGCATTGGGCGCGTCCAAACAGAATCTTCTGTAGTAAATGTTGGTGAATTGATAAAAGAAGTGATTGATTTACTTGCACCACCACGAACTTTCAACATCGAAGTTGCTGAAGGGATGCCCACTTTCAGGACGAAACGATTACCCCTACAACAAGTATTTTCTAACTTAATAGGTAATGCAATCAAGCATCATCCGCGAATCGATGGTCATGTAAAAATCTTCGTTGAAGAACGCTCATCGTATTACGAATTTGCTGTAGCTGATGATGGTGCTGGTATTGCTCCAGAATATCACGAAAAGATTTTTGCTATTTTCCAAACTCTGCAAGCCCGCGATCAAAAAGAAAGTACCGGGATTGGTTTGGCGATCGTCAAAAAAATTGTGGAAACGCAAGGAGGTACGATTACTTTAAAGTCGCAAATAAATGCCGGAAGCACTTTTTGTTTTACCTGGTATAAGTAG
- a CDS encoding response regulator yields MPENVINILLVEDDEVDVMNVRRAFKKINITNPIYVATNGIEALSMLRSRNGEPPQVPTARRLILLDLNMPKMGGIEFLVELRSDPQLKPTPVVVMTTSNEDQDRVEAYNLNVAGYILKPVTFTNFVELMATLNNYWTLCEMP; encoded by the coding sequence ATGCCAGAAAACGTGATAAATATACTACTAGTGGAGGATGACGAAGTTGACGTAATGAATGTGCGGCGGGCATTCAAAAAAATTAATATCACTAACCCAATTTACGTGGCGACAAATGGAATAGAAGCGCTCTCGATGCTACGAAGCCGTAACGGTGAACCACCGCAAGTTCCCACTGCGCGACGCTTAATTTTATTGGATTTGAATATGCCGAAAATGGGCGGAATTGAATTTTTAGTTGAATTACGCTCTGACCCTCAATTGAAACCGACTCCTGTGGTTGTGATGACAACTTCCAACGAGGATCAAGATCGAGTGGAAGCATACAATTTAAATGTAGCTGGGTATATACTTAAACCTGTAACGTTTACTAATTTTGTCGAATTAATGGCAACACTCAATAATTATTGGACATTATGTGAAATGCCATAA